A genome region from Microtus ochrogaster isolate Prairie Vole_2 chromosome 1, MicOch1.0, whole genome shotgun sequence includes the following:
- the Tex22 gene encoding testis-expressed protein 22 produces the protein MDGRQQRPQRKTLQWQLAQEQGHQSPPHGPSATSSQPDTKSNPQEDLQTQDWVCEPPARRRPGSRWNISIDERRRLAMLHAQDRANTAKAPSRDILGLHLPVQPTVPSPLTGSAPTSPNQVPETMVGHPQDIEQMVAELVSEGVDRDVLLPHPQHSTMYHNTFQNFLARATPLWQSENFEAQTSRSPPS, from the exons ATGGACGGTAGGCAGCAGCGCCCCCAAAGGAAGACGCTACAGTGGCAGCTTGCTCAAGAGCAAGGGCACCAGTCCCCTCCACACGGGCCTTCAGCAACTTCCAGCCAGCCAGATACCAAGAGCAATCCTCAAGAGGACCTGCAAACCCAAGACTGG GTGTGTGAGCCTCCAGCGCGCAGGCGCCCAGGTAGTCGCTGGAATATCAGCATCGACGAGCGCAGACGTCTGGCCATGCTGCATGCGCAGGACAGAGCTAACACGGCCAAGGCCCCATCTAGAGACATACTGGGCCTGCACCTCCCGGTCCAGCCGACTGTACCCTCCCCATTGACTGGGTCTGCCCCAACCTCGCCCAACCAGGTCCCTGAAACCATGGTTGGTCACCCGCAGGATATTGAGCAGATGGTGGCTGAGCTGGTGTCTGAGGGTGTGGACAGGGATGTACTCCTCCCTCATCCACAACATTCCACCATGTACCACAACACCTTCCAGAACTTCTTGGCCCGGGCCACTCCCCTCTGGCAGAGCGAGAATTTCGAGGCCCAGACTTCAAGGTCACCACCCTCCTAA